A genome region from Manihot esculenta cultivar AM560-2 chromosome 5, M.esculenta_v8, whole genome shotgun sequence includes the following:
- the LOC110615969 gene encoding U-box domain-containing protein 4 has product METENGANFTYMGRKFDNMSVNDDSSPFSDCNSDRSGEFQTTSSQSRRLLLACSSENSDDLIRQLVLDLESCSIDEQKQAAMEIRLLAKNNPENRIKIAKAGAIKPLITLISSSDSQLQEYGVTAILNLSLCDENKVAIASSGAIRPLVRALRTGTSTTKENAACALLRLSQLEENKVAIGRSGSIPLLVNLLESGGIRGKKDAATALYSLCSVKENKIRAVDAGIMKPLVELMADFGSNMVDKSSYILSILVVVPEGRKALVEEGGIPVLVEIIEVGTQRQKEIAVGILLQICEDNLMYRAMVAREGAIPPLVALSQSGTNRAKQKSETLIDLLRQPRSGNAATRTADVSV; this is encoded by the coding sequence ATGGAGACGGAAAATGGAGCAAATTTCACGTATATGGGAAGGAAGTTCGATAATATGAGTGTTAACGATGATTCCTCTCCTTTCAGTGACTGTAACAGCGACAGATCTGGGGAGTTCCAAACGACATCGTCTCAGAGCCGGCGACTACTGTTAGCATGTTCATCGGAGAATTCCGATGATCTGATTCGCCAACTCGTATTGGATCTTGAGTCCTGTTCGATTGACGAGCAAAAGCAAGCGGCTATGGAGATTAGGCTCCTAGCTAAGAACAACCCAGAGAACCGAATCAAAATTGCTAAAGCAGGAGCAATTAAACCTTTGATTACGTTGATATCATCGTCGGATTCTCAGcttcaagagtacggtgttacTGCGATTTTGAACCTGTCTCTCTGTGATGAGAACAAGGTAGCTATTGCTTCATCGGGGGCCATTAGGCCACTGGTCAGAGCTCTGAGAACAGGGACATCAACAACCAAAGAGAACGCAGCCTGTGCTTTGCTTCGGCTCTCGCAACTAGAAGAAAACAAGGTCGCCATCGGACGGTCAGGATCGATTCCGCTTCTCGTGAACTTACTCGAAAGTGGAGGAATCCGTGGGAAAAAGGACGCAGCAACAGCTCTGTATTCTCTCTGTTCAGTGAAGGAGAACAAGATCAGGGCTGTCGATGCTGGGATCATGAAGCCACTAGTAGAATTGATGGCTGATTTTGGGTCAAATATGGTGGACAAGTCATCTTACATACTGAGCATATTGGTTGTTGTGCCGGAGGGAAGAAAGGCGTTGGTTGAGGAAGGTGGGATTCCGGTTCTGGTGGAGATCATTGAGGTCGGAACTCAGAGGCAAAAGGAGATTGCGGTTGGGATATTATTGCAGATTTGCGAGGACAATTTGATGTATCGAGCTATGgtggcccgcgaaggagctattCCTCCGTTGGTTGCTCTGTCACAGTCCGGCACCAATCGCGCCAAGCAAAAG